One Mercurialis annua linkage group LG3, ddMerAnnu1.2, whole genome shotgun sequence DNA window includes the following coding sequences:
- the LOC126672876 gene encoding uncharacterized protein LOC126672876, whose amino-acid sequence MSCLSWNCRGLASPRALRFLRDLARRKNPSFIFLCETMINEDRIVALRNAMGFENSFVVDSVRKKGGLAFLWKSCFDVTVLGWSNHYVDLCINSDQSWRLTGFYGCPERSRRRESWDFLQNLSLASSLPWCVLGDFNDILAFEEKKGGVAQPNWLVNGFRDTVSNCGLVDIGAAGYKYTWSRGRGDGRRVEERLDRVLCSNEWMAMFPEARVNNLEQSTSDHLPIFLAIIQDASDRSKRVFRFNNSWLIKKDCAEVVNSAWSAGGNRELSEKLIMTRDSLKSWSGDKGPQFKSRLDRLRRNLSLLQNRSDSGGSRQYVEAAKEYNAVLGEEEVHWKQRAKCFWLSEGDSNTRFFHNFANSRRRTNSIDKLRDEDGVWKSSKHEVEGIISRYFENLFSDSSSSPIVLDVVVPCVSNDDNEGLLCAILG is encoded by the coding sequence ATGAGTTGCCTCAGTTGGAATTGCAGAGGATTGGCCAGTCCTCGTGCTTTGAGATTCCTGCGTGACTTGGCTAGGAGGAAGAATCCTTCTTTTATTTTCCTGTGTGAAACGATGATTAATGAAGATAGAATCGTGGCTTTACGGAATGCTATGGGCTTTGAAAACTCGTTTGTGGTGGATAGTGTGAGGAAAAAAGGTGGTTTGGCGTTCTTATGGAAGTCGTGTTTTGATGTTACAGTGTTAGGGTGGAGTAATCACTATGTGGATCTTTGTATCAACTCTGACCAAAGCTGGAGGTTGACAGGGTTTTATGGTTGTCCGGAGAGGAGTCGTAGGAGAGAGTCGTGGGATTTTTTGCAGAATTTGAGCTTGGCTAGTTCTCTTCCGTGGTGCGTTCTTGGTGACTTCAATGATATTCTGGCTTTCGAGGAGAAAAAAGGGGGAGTAGCGCAACCAAACTGGTTAGTGAATGGTTTTCGTGATACTGTTTCCAATTGTGGTCTCGTCGATATTGGAGCTGCTGGTTATAAGTATACCTGGTCTCGGGGAAGGGGTGATGGTCGTAGAGTGGAGGAAAGGCTGGACCGTGTTTTATGTTCGAATGAGTGGATGGCTATGTTTCCTGAAGCTAGGGTGAATAATCTTGAGCAGTCCACCTCAGATCATTTACCTATCTTTCTAGCTATTATTCAGGATGCAAGTGATAGGTCGAAGCGGGTCTTCCGGTTTAATAATTCTTGGCTCATTAAAAAAGATTGTGCCGAGGTTGTTAATTCAGCGTGGAGTGCAGGAGGGAATAGAGAGTTGTCTGAAAAGCTGATTATGACTCGTGATAGTCTCAAGAGCTGGAGTGGTGACAAAGGGCCTCAGTTCAAGAGTCGGCTTGATAGATTGAGGAGAAATCTGAGTTTGCTACAGAATAGAAGTGATAGTGGTGGCTCTCGTCAATATGTAGAAGCAGCTAAGGAGTATAATGCAGTGTTAGGGGAAGAAGAAGTCCACTGGAAACAGCGGGCCAAATGCTTTTGGCTTTCAGAAGGAGATTCCAATACTCgcttttttcataattttgctAATTCCAGGAGGCGTACAAACAGTATTGATAAATTGCGAGATGAAGATGGAGTTTGGAAATCGTCTAAGCATGAAGTGGAAGGTATCATTTCAAGGTATTTCGAGAACTTGTTTTCTGATTCCAGTAGTTCTCCTATAGTGCTTGATGTGGTGGTGCCGTGTGTTTCTAATGACGACAATGAAGGCCTGTTGTGCGCTATTTTGGGATAG